The proteins below come from a single Argentina anserina chromosome 1, drPotAnse1.1, whole genome shotgun sequence genomic window:
- the LOC126793586 gene encoding uncharacterized protein LOC126793586 has product MVGQWTVTKPSRSDQVLDADEQLRIANQIKAQFDSAAPKRPIKPNRSEPDSPTPALSVVDQPDIPELHKLRTLQSQSHVIISDEQANTMVQDEFVDTQYYKELNSIDKQHHKTGTGFIRVEREEEGSYDIQLIGIHGGSTGVVQSGFRSNPATNDWIPKTDEDMVFISSKPNRSES; this is encoded by the exons ATGGTGGGTCAGTGGACGGTGACGAAGCCAAGTCGGAgcgaccaagtgttggatgcCGACGAACAGCTCAGGATCGCTAACCAGATCAAAGCTCAGTTCGACTCTGCAGCCCCAAAGCGACCCATCAAGCCGAATCGAAGCGAACCCGATTCCCCAACTCCAGCTCTCTCCGTCGTTGACCAACCCGATATTCCTGAGCTTCACAAGCTTCGAACTCTTCAGTCTCAGTCCCAT GTCATAATCTCAGATGAGCAAGCTAACACCATGGTACAAGATGAGTTTGTGGACACCCAATATTACAAGGAATTGAATTCTATTGACAAACAGCATCACAAG ACTGGAACTGGGTTTATAAGGGTGGAGAGGGAAGAAGAGGGAAGCTACGATATACAGTTGATTGGAATTCATGGTGGTTCAACTGGTGTAGTGCAGAGTGGTTTCAGAAGCAATCCGGCAACAAATGACTGGATTCCTAAGACTGATGAAGATATG GTCTTCATTTCCTCGAAGCCAAATCGAAGCGAGAGCTGA
- the LOC126785270 gene encoding cytochrome P450 81E8-like, with the protein MEDIWFYTSLSLIFLLLITFKFIYQSNRRLYKNLPPTPSSLPIIGHLHLLKPPVHRTFHRLSQTYGPIFSLWFGSRRVVIVSSPSAVEECFTKNDIVLANRPRLLLGKHIGYNWSTVVASPYGDHWRNLRRIGAIEIFSSQRLNMFSNIRKDEVKHLIRKLAQNSSSDDFSKVEMKSLFNELTFNNIMKMVAGKRYYGDDVDVSEKEEAKQFREIMREALYYGGAANPADFLPILNWVGAGGYEKKVTELGKKTDAFLQGLIDEHKGVKKNTMIDHLLSLQESQPEYYTDQIIKGLIVVLLLAGTDTSAVTLEWAMSNLLNHPHMLKKARAELDSHLGPDRLVDEPDVLKLPYLKSIVSETLRLYPAAPLLLPHLSSEDCTIGGFDLPRDTMVLINAWAIHRDPAVWEDPESFKPERFERGEDESHKLMPFGLGRRACPGAALAQRVVGLTLGSLIQCFEWERVDEKEIDMTEGKGLTMPKAVPLEARCKARPIVNFVLT; encoded by the exons ATGGAAGACATTTGGTTCTACACTTCTCTGTCACTCATTTTCCTCCTCTTAATTACCTTCAAGTTCATTTACCAATCCAACCGCCGTCTTTACAAAAACCTCCCGCCAACCCCGTCTTCACTACCAATCATCGGCCACCTCCACCTTCTTAAACCCCCAGTCCACCGCACCTTCCACCGCCTCTCCCAAACCTATGGCCCCATTTTTTCTCTCTGGTTCGGCTCCCGCCGCGTGGTCATAGTCTCCTCCCCCTCCGCCGTCGAAGAATGCTTCACCAAAAACGACATCGTCCTAGCTAACCGACCTCGACTCCTCCTCGGCAAGCACATCGGCTACAACTGGTCCACCGTCGTTGCCTCACCCTACGGCGACCACTGGCGCAACCTCCGCCGTATTGGCGCCATCGAGATCTTTTCATCCCAACGTCTCAACATGTTTTCCAACATCCGAAAAGACGAGGTCAAGCACTTGATCCGTAAGCTGGCTCAGAACTCCAGTTCAGATGACTTCTCGAAGGTGGAAATGAAGTCCCTGTTTAACGAGCTCACCTTCAACAACATAATGAAGATGGTGGCAGGGAAGAGGTACTACGGGGACGACGTCGACGTGTCTGAAAAAGAGGAGGCCAAGCAGTTCAGGGAGATCATGAGGGAGGCTTTGTACTACGGTGGGGCGGCGAATCCGGCGGATTTCTTACCCATCTTGAATTGGGTCGGAGCTGGTGGATACGAGAAGAAGGTGACGGAGTTGGGGAAGAAGACCGATGCGTTTCTTCAAGGTTTGATTGATGAGCATAAAGGAGTTAAGAAAAACACCATGATTGATCATTTGCTTTCTCTCCAAGAGTCACAGCCTGAGTACTACACCGACCAAATCATCAAGGGGCTGATAGTG GTATTGCTATTGGCGGGTACCGATACATCAGCAGTGACATTGGAATGGGCCATGTCCAATCTTCTTAACCATCCACATATGTTGAAGAAAGCTAGAGCGGAACTAGATTCACATCTTGGTCCGGATCGCTTAGTGGACGAGCCTGATGTCTTAAAACTGCCCTACCTAAAAAGCATTGTTTCCGAGACTCTCCGTCTCTACCCGGCAGCTCCACTTTTACTGCCACATTTATCATCCGAGGACTGCACCATTGGTGGGTTTGACTTGCCACGGGACACAATGGTGTTGATTAATGCATGGGCTATACATCGAGACCCTGCGGTGTGGGAGGATCCTGAAAGCTTTAAGCCGGAGAGATTTGAAAGAGGTGAGGATGAGTCGCACAAGCTAATGCCGTTTGGGCTTGGACGGAGAGCTTGCCCCGGAGCAGCCCTGGCACAACGTGTGGTTGGCTTGACTTTGGGATCGTTGATACAATGCTTTGAATGGGAGAGAGTTGATGAGAAAGAGATTGATATGACTGAAGGTAAAGGACTCACTATGCCTAAAGCGGTGCCCTTGGAAGCTAGGTGTAAGGCACGTCCCATTGTGAACTTTGTTCTTACTTAA